In the genome of Clostridiales bacterium, one region contains:
- the rpsE gene encoding 30S ribosomal protein S5, whose protein sequence is MAKREERQQDELKRKLVSVRRVSKVVKGGRNIRFTAVVVVGDEKGSVGVGTGKANEVPMAIEKAAANAKKNMVKIALSNTTIPHEVIGKYGRGYVFMRPAPEGTGVIAGGSVRAVVELAGIKDITTKSLGSSNPINCVKATLEGLKSLRNPEKVAALRGKAVEEIIN, encoded by the coding sequence GAAGAAAGACAACAAGATGAATTAAAGCGCAAACTTGTTTCCGTAAGGCGTGTTTCTAAGGTTGTTAAAGGCGGAAGAAATATCCGTTTTACAGCCGTCGTTGTCGTGGGCGATGAAAAAGGTTCGGTTGGCGTCGGCACGGGCAAGGCGAACGAAGTCCCCATGGCGATAGAAAAAGCGGCGGCAAACGCCAAAAAGAATATGGTCAAGATTGCCCTTAGCAATACCACAATACCTCACGAAGTAATAGGCAAATACGGCAGAGGATATGTGTTTATGCGTCCCGCGCCCGAAGGCACGGGCGTTATCGCCGGCGGAAGCGTAAGAGCGGTCGTGGAACTTGCGGGCATAAAAGACATAACAACCAAATCTCTTGGTTCTTCCAATCCAATCAACTGCGTAAAGGCAACTTTAGAAGGGCTTAAGAGTTTGCGCAACCCCGAAAAAGTCGCGGCTTTGCGCGGTAAGGCTGTTGAAGAGATTATAAACTAG
- the rplO gene encoding 50S ribosomal protein L15, with translation MDIHELSPQEGARRKTKRVGRGTGSGLGKTSGRGHKGQKARSGGGVRPGFEGGQMPLVRRLPKVGFTNVFKKVYNIVNVGALNIFDDDAVVTIELLKEKGIIKKIEPYGLKVLGNGELTKKLTVQAAKFSAKAKEVIEKAGGKAEVI, from the coding sequence ATGGATATTCATGAGTTAAGTCCTCAAGAAGGCGCTCGCCGCAAAACCAAGAGAGTAGGCAGAGGCACAGGCTCGGGCTTAGGCAAAACCTCGGGCAGAGGACATAAAGGACAAAAAGCCAGAAGCGGAGGAGGAGTAAGACCCGGTTTTGAAGGCGGTCAAATGCCGTTGGTTAGAAGACTGCCCAAGGTCGGTTTTACTAATGTCTTCAAAAAAGTATATAATATTGTCAATGTCGGCGCCTTAAATATTTTTGATGACGACGCTGTTGTAACTATTGAGTTGTTAAAAGAAAAAGGAATCATCAAAAAGATAGAGCCTTATGGGCTAAAAGTTTTAGGCAACGGCGAGTTGACCAAAAAACTTACCGTTCAGGCTGCCAAATTTTCAGCTAAAGCTAAGGAGGTTATAGAAAAAGCCGGCGGGAAAGCAGAGGTGATATAA
- the rpmD gene encoding 50S ribosomal protein L30, whose product MAKKKAQSAQVKVTLIKSTIGSLDKHIKTIQALGLKKIGSSKIFNDNSALRGMLFQVRHLVKVEEIGVQ is encoded by the coding sequence ATGGCTAAGAAAAAGGCGCAATCTGCCCAAGTCAAAGTGACATTGATAAAAAGCACGATAGGCAGTTTGGATAAACATATAAAAACAATACAAGCTTTGGGACTAAAAAAAATAGGCAGTTCCAAAATCTTTAACGACAATTCGGCGTTAAGAGGCATGCTTTTCCAAGTACGCCATCTTGTAAAAGTCGAGGAGATAGGAGTTCAATAA